In the Colletotrichum lupini chromosome 1, complete sequence genome, one interval contains:
- a CDS encoding RTM1, translated as MPTLESYNGYYLWHYVPSLVAAIIFEVLFVLATLFHAYKIARTKTWFCIVFVIGGILEIIGYAGRAIARDRTGEVGPYVMQSLTILIAPALFAASVYMTLGRIIRSVHGESLSVVRINWLTRIFVTGDCFSFLVQASGGGLMVKNGSQKMGQNLIVAGLVIQIVLFAIFWVTAIVFHSRLAKNPTQASLAGHSPWKSGLWMLYIVSACIMVRSIFRLIEYVLGGDGYPLRHEWTLYVFDATLMFFVMVAFGFRFPSAFQIRKGGSQSASDVENYDLAVESEQHQPGSMRKTMR; from the exons ATGCCTACCCTCGAGTCCTACAACGGCTACTACCTCTGGCACTATGTGCCCAGTCTGGTCGCCGCCATCATCTTCGAGGTCCTCTTCGTCCTCGCGACGCTCTTCCACGCGTACAAGATTGCCAGGACAAAGACGTGGTTCTGCATCGTCTTTGTGATAGGCGGTATCC TCGAAATCATCGGATATGCAGGCAGAGCCATTGCACGCGACCGCACCGGCGAAGTCGGACCCTACGTAATGCAATCCCTCACGATCCTCATCGCGCCCGCCCTCTTCGCGGCATCCGTCTACATGACCCTCGGCCGCATCATCCGCAGCGTCCACGGCGAGTCCTTGTCGGTGGTCCGCATCAACTGGCTCACCCGCATCTTCGTCACCGGCGACTGCTTCTCCTTCCTCGTCCAGGCCAGCGGTGGCGGTCTCATGGTCAAGAACGGCAGCCAAAAGATGGGACAGAACCTTATTGTCGCCGGCCTTGTCATACAGATTGTGCTCTTCGCCATCTTCTGGGTCACCGCCATCGTCTTCCACTCGCGCCTCGCAAAGAACCCTACCCAGGCGTCCCTGGCGGGCCACTCGCCTTGGAAGTCGGGCCTGTGGATGCTCTACATTGTCAGCGCGTGCATCATGGTCCGATCCATCTTCCGTCTCATCGAGTACGTCCTCGGCGGCGACGGATACCCGCTCCGTCACGAGTGGACCCTGTACGTCTTCGACGCCACGCTCATGTTCTTCGTCATGGTGGCCTTCGGGTTCCGGTTCCCTTCGGCGTTCCAGATCCGCAAGGGCGGTTCGCAGTCGGCTTCGGATGTGGAGAACTATGACTTGGCGGTGGAGAGTGAGCAGCATCAGCCCGGCTCTATGCGCAAGACCATGCGATAG